In Callospermophilus lateralis isolate mCalLat2 chromosome 19, mCalLat2.hap1, whole genome shotgun sequence, the following are encoded in one genomic region:
- the Znf646 gene encoding zinc finger protein 646 — translation MEDTPLSLSCSDCQRHFPSIPELSRHRELLHPSPNQDSEEVDSIPRPYRCQQCGRGYRHPGSLVNHRRTHETGLFPCTTCGKDFTNPMALKSHMRTHAPEGRRRRRPPRPKEATPHVQSETVSTDSWGQKLGPGEGWGNQTKHTKDTPGCESGSDPRATSGTWEDLPTRQREGWENQPDSEEIAEVWGSTTNSARTPPLPTPASSLLSNLEQYLAESVVNFTGGQELTQSPPAEEERRYKCSQCGKTYKHAGSLTNHRQSHTLGVYPCAICFKEFSNLMALKNHSRLHAQYRPYHCPYCPRAFRLPRDLLEHQQSHEVERQEQPWEEKGMPTTNGHTDESSQDQLPSIQMLNGSGELSTSGELEDSGLEEYRPFRCGDCGRTYRHAGSLINHRKSHQTGVYPCSVCSKQLFNAAALKNHVRAHHRPRQGAGEDGQSSVPPAPLLLTETTHREDGVPTTTLDHRPYKCNECGRAYRHRGSLVNHRHSHRTGEYQCSLCPRKYPNLMALRNHVRVHCKAARRNADPRTEGPPSHLKVELPPDPVGVGTALHTDQEHLCKHEEEATDIPPVADGTSPQICSICGMLFEDPDSLEHHVLTHRAGEVENRTEATMSPPRAFACRDCGKSYRHSGSLINHRQTHQTGDFSCGACAKHFHTMSSMKNHLRRHSRRRSRRHRKQGASMGEAKLPPGGTWVQELEDNGGLDHPQGPLGESPCRTEGNLESDGSCSQVESEGDKCELERDEACDKKSRDTENGLERKESCFLDNLDIPGNEEGSGTHFCIGLPGMDKDQKPTTEQPNSSSHSSETVTSWQSEVTHTCSDCGRSFPHATGLLSHRPCHPPGIYQCSLCPKEFDSLPALRSHFQNHGPGEVVSAQPFLCCLCGMIFPGRAGYRLHRRQAHNSSGMTEGSEEEGEEEGAVEAASTQSPPLQLSEAELLNQLQREVEALDGAGYGHICGCCGQTYDDLGSLERHHQSQNSENTTDKASSCLEMLDDATEVVADSVFEGIVTSVSGEGGDTKSEEEVGGTVADNLCMQVDESFLEVQPRPFRCNQCGKTYRHGGSLVNHRKIHQTGDFICPVCSRCYPNLAAYRNHLRNHPRCKGSEPQVGPIPEAGGSSEPQNVAEKVTEQAEVGKLQEELKVEPLEEVARVKEEAWEETTVKGEEIEPRLETAEKGCQTEASSERPFSCEVCGRSYKHAGSLINHRQSHQTGHFGCQACSKGFSNLMSLKNHRRIHADPRRFRCSECGKAFRLRKQLASHQRVHFERRGGTQKMTREDRPFRCGQCGRTYRHAGSLLNHRRSHETGQYSCPTCPKTYSNRMALKDHQRLHSDSRRRRAGRSRRATVRCALCGRGFPGRGSLERHLREHEEKTKQELANGHGDPSGTEGNEENLANDLGLKDRSGSIESVLQVEDGAIRPGEHSQSPIRAEGSDAAELLSWGMGKADGWQGDRKLMNHSGDWVLQGQLLTKPEDKSEDNVPSSPCHLPDSQSNGPSLSHVDSWDNGDGSSQFQPESHSYSCSQCGKTFCQSDGLLNHNTHKTDRHYCLLCSKNFLNPVATKSHSHNHIAAQAFACPDCGKAFQCHHELVTHLQTHAKGYSQMPSQIEEARGPQAGIIEDKAGLPGQEKAQEATSEHPRAPEENAEQASGGQGVNSIAAEDKERPFRCAQCGRSYRHAGSLLNHQKAHTTGLYPCSLCPKLLPNLLSLKNHGRTHTDPKRHRCNICGKAFRTAARLEGHGRVHAPREGPFTCPHCPRHFRRRISFLQHQQQHQEEWTVARSGAPVAPATGRGDLSLPPPPTPTTQLLDPSPQWPADLSFSL, via the exons ATGGAGGACACGCCCCTCTCACTTAGCTGCTCTGACTGTCAGCGTCACTTTCCTAGTATCCCAGAACTGTCACGGCACCGAGAACTGCTCCATCCATCTCCCAACCAGGATAGTGAGGAAGTTGACAGCATCCCTCGTCCCTACCGCTGTCAGCAGTGTGGGCGGGGCTACCGTCACCCCGGGAGCCTGGTCAACCACCGCAGAACCCACGAGACTGGCCTTTTCCCTTGTACCACCTGTGGCAAGGACTTTACTAATCCCATGGCCCTCAAGAGCCACATGAGGACTCATGCTCCTGAAGGCCGGCGCAGGCGCAGGCCCCCCCGCCCCAAAGAAGCCACTCCACATGTCCAGAGTGAGACGGTATCCACTGACTCCTGGGGCCAGAAGCTTGGCCCTGGGGAAGGCTGGGGAAACCAGACAAAACATACAAAAGACACACCTGGTTGTGAGTCTGGATCTGACCCTAGGGCAACCTCTGGCACTTGGGAAGATCTGCCTACCAGACAAAGGGAAGGCTGGGAAAATCAACCAGATTCTGAGGAGATTGCAGAGGTCTGGGGGTCCACCACCAACTCTGCCAGAACCCCACCTCTCCCCACCCCAGCAAGCAGCCTCCTTAGCAATTTGGAACAGTATTTGGCTGAATCAGTAGTGAACTTCACTGGGGGACAAGAGCTCACCCAGTCTCCTCCTGCTGAGGAGGAACGGCGATACAAGTGCAGTCAGTGTGGCAAGACCTACAAGCATGCTGGTAGCCTCACCAATCATCGCCAGAGCCACACCCTGGGTGTTTATCCTTGTGCCATCTGTTTCAAGGAGTTCTCTAACCTCATGGCTCTGAAGAACCATTCCCGACTACATGCCCAATATCGGCCTTACCACTGTCCTTATTGCCCTCGTGCCTTCCGGCTTCCCCGGGATCTGTTGGAGCACCAGCAGTCCCATGAGGTTGAAAGGCAGGAGCAACCGTGGGAAGAGAAAGGGATGCCCACTACCAATGGTCACACAGATGAGAGCAGCCAGGACCAGCTACCTAGTATACAGATGCTGAATGGCTCTGGGGAGCTCAGCACTTCTGGGGAGCTGGAAGACAGTGGCCTGGAAGAATACCGGCCTTTCCGTTGTGGGGACTGTGGCCGTACATACCGGCATGCTGGGAGCCTCATCAACCATCGAAAGAGCCATCAGACAGGTGTCTACCCCTGCTCAGTCTGTTCCAAACAGCTGTTCAATGCAGCTGCTCTCAAAAACCATGTGCGGGCTCATCAtagacctcggcaaggagccgggGAAGATGGACAGTCATCAGTACCACCAGCTCCTTTGCTGTTGACTGAAACCACCCACAGAGAAGATGGGGTCCCTACCACCACTCTAGACCATCGCCCCTATAAGTGCAATGAATGTGGTCGGGCTTACCGCCACCGGGGAAGCCTGGTGAACCACCGACACAGCCATCGAACAGGAGAGTACCAGTGCTCACTATGTCCCCGCAAGTACCCCAACCTAATGGCCCTGCGAAACCATGTACGGGTACATTGCAAGGCTGCTCGCCGAAATGCAGACCCAAGGACTGAGGGTCCCCCCAGCCACCTCAAGGTGGAACTCCCACCTGACCCAGTGGGAGTGGGGACAGCCTTACACACAGATCAGGAGCACTTATGCAAACATGAAGAAGAGGCCACTGATATCCCCCCAGTAGCAGATGGGACATCACCACAGATATGTAGCATCTGTGGGATGCTCTTTGAAGATCCTGACAGTCTTGAACATCATGTCCTGACCCATAGGGCAGGGGAAGTGGAAAATAGGACAGAGGCCACAATGTCACCTCCTCGGGCATTTGCCTGCCGAGACTGTGGGAAGAGCTATCGCCACTCGGGCAGCCTTATCAACCACAGGCAGACCCACCAGACAGGGGACTTTAGTTGTGGGGCCTGTGCCAAGCACTTCCATACCATGTCTTCCATGAAGAACCATTTGCGACGCCATAGCCGACGGCGGAGCAGGCGACATCGAAAGCAGGGTGCCAGTATGGGAGAAGCCAAACTCCCACCAGGGGGAACGTGGGTCCAGGAGTTGGAAGACAATGGGGGCTTGGATCATCCCCAAGGACCTTTAGGGGAAAGTCCTTGTAGGACTGAAGGCAACTTGGAAAGTGATGGGAGCTGTTCACAGGTTGAATCTGAAGGTGACAAATGTGAGCTTGAGAGGGATGAGGCCTGTGATAAAAAGAGCAGAGACACTGAGAATGGACTAGAAAGGAAGGAGTCTTGTTTTCTTGACAATTTGGACATCCCAGGTAATGAGGAAGGCAGCGGGACTCACTTCTGTATTGGCCTTCCTGGGATGGACAAAGACCAGAAACCGACTACTGAGCAGCCTAACTCCTCTTCCCACTCTTCTGAAACTGTCACCAGCTGGCAATCTGAGGTCACTCACACATGTTCTGACTGTGGGCGCTCTTTCCCCCATGCCACTGGCCTGCTAAGCCATAGGCCCTGCCATCCACCAGGCATCTATCAGTGCTCACTGTGCCCGAAGGAGTTTGACTCTCTGCCTGCCCTACGCAGTCACTTCCAGAACCATGGGCCGGGGGAGGTAGTCTCAGCACAGCCCTTCCTCTGCTGCCTCTGTGGTATGATCTTCCCTGGGCGAGCTGGCTACAGGCTTCACCGGCGCCAGGCTCACAATTCCTCTGGTATGACTGAGGGctcagaggaggagggggaagaagaAGGAGCTGTAGAGGCGGCCTCCACCCAATCCCCTCCATTGCAACTCTCAGAAGCAGAGCTGCTGAATCAGCTGCAGAGAGAGGTGGAAGCATTGGATGGAGCAGGTTATGGGCACATCTGTGGCTGCTGTGGTCAGACCTATGATGACCTGGGGAGCCTAGAACGTCACCACCAAAGTCAGAATTCAGAAAAcaccacagacaaggcttctagcTGCTTGGAAATGTTAGACGATGCCACGGAGGTGGTTGCTGACAGTGTCTTTGAGGGCATAGTGACCTCTGTTTCTGGAGAGGGTGGGGATACAAAGTCTGAAGAGGAAGTAGGTGGCACAGTTGCAGACAACCTTTGCATGCAGGTTGATGAAAGTTTTCTGGAGGTCCAACCCCGTCCCTTTCGCTGCAACCAGTGTGGCAAGACTTATCGCCATGGGGGCAGCCTAGTGAACCACCGCAAGATCCACCAGACTGGGGACTTCATCTGTCCTGTTTGCTCCCGCTGCTACCCCAACCTGGCTGCCTACCGTAATCATCTGCGGAACCACCCTCGCTGCAAAGGCTCTGAGCCTCAAGTGGGACCCATCCCAGAGGCAGGAGGCAGTAGTGAGCCCCAGAATGTGGCAGAGAAGGTGACAGAGCAGGCAGAAGTCGGAAAGCTCCAGGAAGAACTTAAAGTGGAGCCCTTGGAGGAGGTGGCTAGAGTGAAGGAAGAGGCATGGGAAGAGACCACTGTGAAGGGAGAGGAGATAGAGCCAAGGTTAGAGACGGCAGAGAAGGGCTGTCAGACAGAGGCCAGCTCTGAGCGGCCCTTCAGCTGTGAGGTGTGTGGCCGCTCATACAAACATGCTGGTAGCCTCATCAATCACCGGCAGAGCCATCAGACTGGCCACTTTGGCTGCCAGGCTTGCTCCAAGGGCTTTTCAAACCTCATGTCTCTCAAGAACCACCGGCGCATCCATGCAGACCCTCGGCGTTTCCGTTGCAGCGAATGTGGGAAGGCCTTTCGCTTGAGGAAACAGCTGGCTAGTCACCAGCGAGTCCATTTTGAGCGGCGTGGGGGTACCCAAAAGATGACTCGAGAAGATCGTCCCTTCCGATGTGGTCAGTGTGGACGGACCTACCGCCATGCaggcagcctcctgaaccaccggCGCAGCCATGAGACAGGCCAATACAGCTGCCCCACTTGCCCCAAGACTTACTCAAACCGCATGGCCCTTAAGGACCATCAGAGGCTGCATTCTGACAGTCGGCGGCGGCGGGCAGGCCGGTCCCGGCGGGCAACTGTACGCTGTGCTCTCTGTGGCCGGGGCTTTCCTGGCCGGGGATCTCTAGAGCGGCACCTGagggagcatgaggaaaagactaaacAGGAGCTGGCCAATGGCCATGGAGACCCAAGTGGTACAGAAGGCAATGAAGAGAATCTGGCCAATGATCTGGGACTTAAAGACAGATCAGGTAGTATTGAGTCAGTACTCCAGGTAGAAGATGGAGCCATAAGACCAGGGGAACACAGTCAGAGCCCCATCAGGGCAGAAGGTTCAGATGCTGCAGAGCTACTGTCATGGGGCATGGGGAAGGCAGATGGGTGGCAAGGAGATAGGAAACTAATGAATCACAGTGGAGATTGGGTTCTTCAGGGTCAGCTGTTAACTAAGCCAGAAGACAAATCAGAAGACAATGTCCCCAGTAGTCCTTGCCATCTTCCTGACAGTCAGTCCAATGGACCTAGTCTGAGTCATGTGGATAGCTGGGACAATGGAGACGGCAGCTCTCAGTTCCAGCCAGAGAGCCATTCCTATTCTTGTAGCCAATGTGGTAAGACCTTTTGCCAATCAGATGGCCTTTTGAACCATAATACCCACAAGACAGATCGCCACTATTGCCTGCTTTGCTCCAAGAATTTCTTAAATCCTGTAGCCACTAAGAGTCACAGCCACAACCACATAGCTGCTCAGGCCTTTGCCTGCCCTGACTGTGGCAAGGCCTTTCAGTGCCACCATGAACTGGTCACCCATCTGCAGACTCATGCCAAGGGCTACAGTCAGATGCCAAGTCAGATAGAGGAGGCCAGAGGTCCCCAAGCTGGGATTATAGAGGACAAAGCAGGTCTCCCTGGTCAAGAGAAAGCTCAGGAGGCCACTTCAGAACACCCCAGGGCTCCAGAAGAGAATGCTGAGCAAGCTAGTGGAGGGCAAGGAGTAAATTCCATAGCAGCTGAAGACAAGGAGCGGCCTTTCCGCTGTGCCCAGTGTGGGCGTTCCTACCGCCATGCTGGGAGCCTGCTGAACCACCAGAAGGCCCACACCACTGGACTGTATCCCTGCTCCCTGTGCCCTAAACTTCTACCTAATCTGCTGTCTCTTAAGAACCATGGCAGGACCCACACAGACCCCAAACGCCACCGCTGCAACATCTGTGGCAAGGCCTTCCGGACAGCTGCCCGGCTAGAGGGCCATGGGCGGGTCCATGCACCTCGGGAGGGACCTTTCACCTGCCCCCATTGTCCCCGCCACTTCCGCCGCCGAATCAGCTTCCTGCAGCATCAGCAGCAACACCAAGAAGAATGGACAGTGGCCAGATCTG GAGCCCCAGTGGCACCAGCGACAGGCAGAGGGGATTTGTCATtgccccctccacccactcccacAACCCAACTTCTGGACCCTTCACCCCAGTGGCCTGCAGACCTCAGCTTCTCCCTCTGA
- the Prss53 gene encoding serine protease 53 yields the protein MKQSWGSVLLILGMVVLIEGLQAAQRVCGQRGPGPPKPQEGNTAPGEWPWQASVRRQGVHICSGSLVADTWVLTAAHCFEKAAATELSSWSVVLGSLQREGLSPGAEEVGVAALQLPKAYNHYSQGSDLALLQLAHPTAHTPLCLPQPGHRFPFGASCWATGWDQDTSDAPRTLRNLRLHLISRPTCNCLYNRLHQRLLASPARPGMLCGGAQPGVQGPCQGDSGGPVLCREPDGHWVQAGIISFASRCAQEDNPVLLTDIAAHSSWLQARAQGAAFLAQNPGTVETSDEDSCVACGSLRTNGPQAGAPSQWPWDARLKHQGRLACGGALVSEEVVLTAAHCFIGRQTLEEWSVGLGAETEEHSLKQLILHGAYTHPEGGYDMALLLLAQPVTLGPKVRPLCLPYTDHHLPDGERGWVLGMAHQGAGISSPQMVPVTLLGPRACSRLHAAPGSDGIPILPGMVCTSVVGELPHCEGLSGAPLVHKVRGTWFLAGLHSFGDACQGPAQSAVFTALPAYEDWISSLDWQVYFAEEPEPEIEAGSCLANWSQPASC from the exons ATGAAGCAGAGCTGGGGATCAGTACTGCTCATCCTGGGAATGGTGGTCCTTATAGAAG gTCTTCAAGCAGCTCAGCGTG TCTGTGGGCAGCGTGGCCCTGGCCCCCCCAAGCCTCAGGAGGGCAACACAGCACCTGGTGAATGGCCCTGGCAGGCCAGTGTGAGGAGGCAGGGAGTCCACATCTGCAGTGGCTCCCTTGTGGCAGACACCTGGGTTCTCACTGCTGCCCACTGCTTTGAAAA GGCAGCAGCGACAGAACTGAGCTCCTGGTCCGTTGTCCTTGGTTCTCTGCAGCGTGAGGGGTTAAGCCCAGGGGCTGAGGAGGTGGGGGTGGCTGCCCTACAGTTGCCCAAGGCCTATAACCACTACAGCCAGGGCTCAGACCTGGCCCTGCTTCAGCTTGCCCACCCCACAGCCCACACACCCCTCTGCCTACCCCAACCTGGGCATCGCTTCCCCTTTGGAGCCTCTTGCTGGGCCACTGGCTGGGATCAAGACACCAGTGATG CTCCCAGGACCCTACGGAATTTGCGCCTGCATCTAATCAGCCGTCCCACATGTAACTGTCTCTACAACCGGCTGCATCAGCGACTCCTGGCTAGCCCAGCTAGGCCGGgaatgctgtgtgggggtgctcagCCTGGGGTGCAGGGGCCCTGTCAG GGAGATTCTGGAGGTCCTGTGCTGTGCCGTGAGCCTGATGGACATTGGGTTCAGGCAGGGATCATCAGCTTTGCATCAAGATGTGCTCAGGAGGACAATCCTGTGCTGCTGACCGACATAGCTGCTCACAGCTCCTGGCTGCAGGCTCGCGCTCAGGGGGCAGCCTTCCTGGCCCAGAACCCAGGGACTGTGGAGACCAGTGATGAGGATAGCTGTGTAG CCTGTGGATCCTTGAGGACCAATGGTCCCCAGGCAGGAGCCCCCTCCCAGTGGCCCTGGGATGCCAGGCTGAAGCACCAGGGGAGACTGGCCTGTGGCGGAGCACTTGTGTCAGAGGAGGTGGTGCTGACCGCTGCCCACTGCTTCATTGG GCGCCAGACCCTAGAGGAGTGGAGTGTAGGGCTAGGGGCTGAAACAGAGGAGCACAGCCTGAAGCAACTCATCCTCCATGGGGCCTATACCCACCCAGAGGGGGGCTATGATATGGCCCTCTTGCTGCTGGCCCAACCTGTGACACTAGGCCCCAAAGTGCGGCCCCTTTGCCTGCCCTACACTGATCACCACCTGCCTGATGGGGAACGTGGCTGGGTCCTGGGGATGGCCCACCAAGGAGCAG GCATCAGCTCCCCCCAGATGGTACCTGTGACTCTTTTGGGGCCAAGAGCCTGCAGTCGTCTGCATGCAGCCCCTGGAAGTGATGGTATCCCCATTTTGCCAGGGATGGTGTGTACCAGTGTTGTGGGTGAGCTACCCCACTGTGAG GGCCTGTCTGGAGCACCACTGGTGCACAAGGTGAGGGGCACATGGTTCCTAGCTGGTCTACATAGCTTTGGGGATGCCTGCCAAGGCCCTGCACAGTCTGCAGTCTTCACAGCACTCCCTGCCTATGAGGACTGGATCAGCAGTTTGGACTGGCAGGTCTACTTCGCTGAGGAGCCAGAGCCTGAGATTGAGGCTGGAAGCTGCCTAGCCAACTGGA GTCAACCAGCCAGCTGTTGA
- the Vkorc1 gene encoding vitamin K epoxide reductase complex subunit 1 isoform X1: MGTTWRNPGWVRFALCLTGLVLSLYALHVKAARARDRDYRALCDVGTAISCSRVFSSRWGRGFGLVEHVLGADSVLNQSNSIFGCIFYTLQLGLGCLRGHWASILLILSSLVSLAGSVYLAWILFFVLYDFCIVCITTYAVNVGLMLLSFREIQEKPQSKAKGH, encoded by the exons ATGGGCACCACCTGGAGGAATCCTGGGTGGGTGCGGTTTGCCCTTTGCCTCACCGGTTTAGTGCTTTCCCTTTACGCGCTACACGTGAAAGCGGCGCGCGCCCGCGACCGAGATTACCGCGCCCTCTGCGACGTTGGCACTGCCATCAGCTGTTCGCGCGTCTTCTCCTCCAG gtGGGGCCGTGGCTTCGGGCTGGTGGAGCATGTGCTGGGAGCAGACAGCGTCCTCAATCAATCCAACAGCATATTCGGTTGCATTTTCTACACGCTACAGCTGGGGTTAG GTTGCCTGCGGGGACACTGGGCCTCTATCCTACTGATACTGAGTTCCTTGGTATCCCTTGCTGGTTCTGTCTACTTGGCCTGGATCCTATTCTTCGTGCTCTATGATTTCTGCATTGTTTGCATCACCACCTATGCTGTCAACGTGGGCCTGATGTTGCTTAGTTTCCGGGAGATTCAGGAAAAACCCCAGAGCAAGGCCAAAGGACACTGA
- the Vkorc1 gene encoding vitamin K epoxide reductase complex subunit 1 isoform X2, which translates to MGTTWRNPGWVRFALCLTGLVLSLYALHVKAARARDRDYRALCDVGTAISCSRVFSSRLPAGTLGLYPTDTEFLGIPCWFCLLGLDPILRAL; encoded by the exons ATGGGCACCACCTGGAGGAATCCTGGGTGGGTGCGGTTTGCCCTTTGCCTCACCGGTTTAGTGCTTTCCCTTTACGCGCTACACGTGAAAGCGGCGCGCGCCCGCGACCGAGATTACCGCGCCCTCTGCGACGTTGGCACTGCCATCAGCTGTTCGCGCGTCTTCTCCTCCAG GTTGCCTGCGGGGACACTGGGCCTCTATCCTACTGATACTGAGTTCCTTGGTATCCCTTGCTGGTTCTGTCTACTTGGCCTGGATCCTATTCTTCGTGCTCTATGA